CTTTTAATTCAAAATTCAACATTCAAAATTCATAATTTTATAAAGTTTTCCTTAAGATTATCTAAACACATACATTTTGTAAAGCGTTATGGAATCAACTATAGTATTCGTGATCCGTAAACGAACACGAATTTTCTCCTTAAAAAACCTGGGTGGAGATAATCATCTTATAATCTCTGTGCCAATCCCCTTGTTGGTAAATAGCTCAAGGAGGATTGAGTGCTTTATTCTTCCATCAATGATATGTGCCTTCATTACGCCATTTTCAATTGCCTCTTGAGCTGCCCTTAGCTTTGGAATCATCCCTGAGCTTATCTTCTTTTTCTTGATCAATCCCTTTATCTCATCTATTCTTATGGTAGAAAGAAGCCTTTCTCCATCTAATACCCCTTTTGTATCAGTAAGGAAGATGAGCTTCTCTGCCTCAATTGTTGATGCAATTTCTCCGGCAACGGTATCAGCATTGATGTTATACCTTACTCCCTTTTCCCCAACCCCAATCGGTGCAATAACCGGGATAAATGAAGAATAAAAAAGCCTTTCTAATAGCTCTTTATTTATCCTTAAATCCCCACCCACAAACCCCAGTCTTTTTATTGGCTTTGCCAAAATCATATTTGAATCTGCACCCGAAAGTCCTACTGCCTTCGCACCATGCTTGTTTAATAATGAGACAATCTCGGTGTTTATCCTTCCTCTCAAGACCATCTCAACCATCTCCATACTCTCTTGGTCGGTTATCCTTAAGCCATCCTGAAATTTTGGCTTAATCCCAAGCTTTTCCATAAACTTTGT
This is a stretch of genomic DNA from bacterium. It encodes these proteins:
- the argB gene encoding acetylglutamate kinase, producing MKGMIERANILIEALPYIKVFYDKYIVIKYGGSAMIEEELKESFAIDCTLLKYVGIKPVIVHGGGPLITKFMEKLGIKPKFQDGLRITDQESMEMVEMVLRGRINTEIVSLLNKHGAKAVGLSGADSNMILAKPIKRLGFVGGDLRINKELLERLFYSSFIPVIAPIGVGEKGVRYNINADTVAGEIASTIEAEKLIFLTDTKGVLDGERLLSTIRIDEIKGLIKKKKISSGMIPKLRAAQEAIENGVMKAHIIDGRIKHSILLELFTNKGIGTEIIR